A DNA window from Mucilaginibacter xinganensis contains the following coding sequences:
- the tamL gene encoding translocation and assembly module lipoprotein TamL → MAKLRYIFIFLALFVSACSNTKYLAPGQKLYTGAEVKIDDKDLKKSDAGQLKDNLSALLRPQPNSSILGLRFKLWVYNKTRTNKRTGLRHYLNTHIGEPPVLASSVDLVKNSTILQNRLQNVSYFLAQVNGDTVVKNKTAKAVYAVHAGPSYHYRSIKFPTDNNDLDTAVAGTAKQTFLKAGNKYNLDIIKNERIRIDARLKEEGFFYFAPEDLIMRYDSTVANHQIDMFVKVKDATPDEARWIYKIRNIYVYPRYSLRDTSLKLDSAVKYRWYNVIDPKKTVRPFVFKNAVLLQPGEVYNRTEHNNSLNRMINLGPFSYVKNRFEDVTPDSAFLDIYYQLTQYKRKALSLDLLARQTSANYNGTQINLNFKNRNTFKGAELFTLTLFASSDLQFGGTSNGYNVYQFGIQPSVTWPRFISPFNFNTDNAYIPHTILTAGYTLVNRTKLYNLNSFNASFGYSWKPSIHKQHDLNLLNLTYVDAASVSQVYRDSIAHTRNPALAHVINNQFTFGPSYGYTYTNTSEDYRTNTFYYNGKVSTSANILGLVTGADTLKGKVSKLFGTPFNQYVKLENEIRFYHKLWANNKIATRLLVGVGLPYGNSTVLPYSQQFFIGGPNSLRGFQARSLGPGAYNLPPSLNTGNNFLADESGDIKIEANAEFRPKLFSIVEGALFVDAGNIWLLRPNRLQPGAAFGSNFINQMAVDAGVGLRFDLTVLILRTDFGFPLIKPQLPASQRTVINGIDFSDAKWHGSNMIFNLAIGYPF, encoded by the coding sequence ATGGCCAAACTTAGATACATATTTATTTTTCTGGCCCTTTTTGTAAGTGCCTGCAGCAATACCAAATATTTGGCTCCCGGTCAGAAATTATATACCGGTGCCGAAGTTAAAATTGACGACAAGGACCTTAAAAAAAGTGATGCCGGCCAGTTGAAAGATAATTTATCGGCCTTGTTAAGGCCGCAGCCTAACAGCAGTATACTGGGTTTAAGATTTAAACTTTGGGTTTACAACAAAACCCGTACAAATAAAAGGACCGGCTTGAGGCACTATTTAAACACCCATATTGGCGAGCCCCCGGTTTTAGCAAGCAGTGTTGATTTGGTGAAAAACAGCACTATTTTACAAAACAGGCTTCAAAATGTGAGTTACTTTTTGGCCCAGGTTAATGGTGATACGGTAGTTAAAAATAAAACTGCAAAAGCAGTTTATGCGGTACATGCGGGCCCTTCATATCATTATCGCTCTATAAAGTTCCCTACAGACAATAATGACCTTGATACTGCGGTTGCCGGTACCGCTAAACAAACCTTTTTAAAGGCCGGCAATAAATACAACCTGGATATAATTAAAAATGAGCGCATAAGGATTGATGCCCGCTTAAAAGAAGAAGGCTTTTTTTATTTTGCGCCTGAAGACCTTATCATGAGGTATGACAGCACGGTAGCCAACCACCAGATTGATATGTTTGTGAAAGTAAAAGACGCCACGCCCGATGAAGCCAGGTGGATTTACAAGATCAGGAATATTTATGTTTATCCACGTTACTCACTAAGGGATACCTCTTTAAAATTAGATTCTGCGGTAAAGTACCGCTGGTACAATGTTATCGACCCCAAGAAGACGGTACGGCCATTTGTGTTTAAAAACGCGGTGCTGTTACAACCCGGGGAGGTTTACAACCGCACGGAGCACAACAACTCGTTAAACAGAATGATCAACCTGGGTCCCTTTAGTTATGTAAAGAACCGTTTTGAAGATGTTACCCCCGACTCTGCCTTCCTTGACATTTACTACCAGTTAACGCAATATAAACGAAAAGCGCTTTCACTTGATTTACTTGCGCGGCAAACCTCTGCAAATTATAACGGTACACAAATTAACCTTAATTTTAAAAACCGCAATACCTTTAAAGGTGCCGAACTATTTACCCTGACGCTATTTGCCAGCAGTGATCTGCAATTTGGAGGTACTTCAAACGGTTACAATGTTTACCAGTTTGGTATTCAGCCCAGTGTTACATGGCCCCGGTTTATTAGTCCGTTTAATTTCAATACGGACAATGCCTATATCCCGCATACCATTTTAACGGCAGGGTACACGCTGGTGAACCGTACCAAACTGTATAATTTAAATTCGTTCAATGCGTCGTTTGGCTATTCGTGGAAACCAAGCATTCATAAACAGCATGATTTAAACCTTCTCAATTTAACTTATGTTGATGCAGCAAGCGTTAGCCAGGTGTACCGGGACAGCATTGCACACACACGCAACCCAGCCCTGGCGCACGTAATTAACAACCAGTTTACTTTTGGCCCATCATACGGCTACACCTACACCAATACCAGCGAAGATTACCGTACCAATACATTTTACTATAACGGTAAAGTGAGCACATCTGCCAATATTTTAGGATTAGTTACCGGTGCAGATACATTAAAAGGAAAAGTAAGTAAGCTGTTCGGTACACCGTTTAATCAATATGTTAAACTGGAGAACGAAATCAGGTTTTACCATAAATTATGGGCCAATAATAAAATTGCCACCCGGTTGCTGGTGGGCGTTGGCTTGCCTTACGGAAACTCTACCGTATTGCCTTATAGCCAGCAGTTTTTTATTGGCGGGCCTAACAGCCTGCGTGGGTTCCAGGCGCGGTCGCTCGGGCCGGGTGCATATAACCTTCCTCCAAGTCTCAACACCGGGAACAATTTCCTGGCAGATGAATCAGGAGATATAAAAATTGAAGCTAATGCCGAGTTTCGCCCCAAATTATTCAGTATTGTTGAAGGCGCACTGTTTGTTGACGCCGGTAATATTTGGCTGCTTCGACCAAACAGATTACAGCCCGGGGCAGCTTTTGGATCAAACTTTATTAACCAAATGGCTGTAGATGCAGGTGTTGGTTTACGCTTTGATTTAACCGTACTTATTTTGCGTACAGACTTTGGGTTTCCTTTAATTAAACCCCAGTTACCGGCCAGCCAGCGAACCGTAATTAACGGAATAGATTTTTCAGATGCCAAATGGCATGGCAGCAATATGATCTTTAACCTGGCAATCGGGTATCCATTCTAA
- a CDS encoding translocation/assembly module TamB domain-containing protein yields the protein MERFGRIALKTILWIIASVIILILLIIVLIQVPAVQNFAKDKAVSFIQGKIHTPVKIGHISLGLPKLIVLEDVYFEDQHKDTLIAGEKLKVDISLLKLLSNKVEINEINLQGITTNISRGADSVFNFDYITKAFAGEQKKEVKPTDTASTMKFSIDKIILDRINVSYKDKISGNDVKFILGHFDTRIKDFDLDKMKFTIPKINLSDIDARIIQSPVTSEGIKVVPVDTTTTPIQMALDLGTIDISKVKVDYRSKSMSSKVNLGKFLVEMDKIDLKNQVVGIKKVQLDNTDAGITFAKPETVKKAVIKAVKKLDTLVATPASGKGWRAKLNKITFSNDNIQFDNDAQKPLLKGLDFAHMNIKKLNADVQNLSYSPDTIAGKVNSFTFAEKSGLIIQKFHTSFLYGPKSAYLNNLLVETPQTVLQKQVQVSYPSVASLSKDPGQLYVNANLDGSKLSLKDVLLLMPSMSGMEPFKHSPNAVFRIDGRVIGKVNNLSIPAVEVKGLSNTHIKASATLRGLPDMNKAYFDVNIADLTTSRADISKLVAASMIPASVSIPANLNLKGNFKGSMYDFNTKMYLRSTYGAVDLVAAMKNGNHKGREIYTANVKANNLNVGALTKQPQTVGMVTATANIKGVSLDPKKASLQFSGNVVKAYVKGYNYQNLVMKGTAQNGSYAAKATMKDPNINFTLDGKANMNKKYPAIAATLQLDSINLKNLHLTTSDIRVHGNMVADVPTADPDYLNANIRVTNLLVAQKDQVFKLDTISLVSTANADSSTLRLKAPMLNAHMAGKYKLTEVGPALQDLVNKYYNTALASNTAKPNYSPQQFKFDMRLVKTPLTDKFVPDLKRLDPVNITGHFDSQAGALTIDGTAPKVIYGTYIVNNLKLAVKTQNNALNYGITVDEVKVSSSIDLLYTSLTGSAQNNKLNVNLQIRDAAKKERYRLAGLFSVLPNEYQFNFLQDGLLLNYTPWAVNANNALFFGSKGIMARDFALTNNNQVLSINSDTQEHNAPITVSFKNFKIETLTTAAQQDSLQVGGVIDGDAHISNFQKSPVVTAALNIKDFNFKTDTVGNVALKVNNQTANAYAADVTVTGKGNQVNLNGLYYTDPESRFDMNLNIISLKMKSIEGFSFGSIRRSSGDISGQLKITGTTAAPVVRGDVNFNKVGFNVSMLNSYFTMPKESITFNNDGILFNDFALIDSLGNKAVVTGTLYTKTFTDFKFGLDINATNFRVINSTREDNKLYYGKLFIDTRIRVRGNMAKPVVDANLTVNDKTDLTIVLPQDDPGIEDRKGVVEVINPNAPKLDSIFLAKQLDSLRKSDITGLDATANITINKNAKFTIVVDERNGDVVQLKGEAQLNGGIDPSGKINLTGTYKVNQGSYNLAYATVKRKFNFKPGSTITWTGDPTSANINLTATYVANVPPIDLVQLSESQNSTMYKQKLPFNVNLNLKNELLKPDISFDIVLPDSTYTVSPDVISTVNTRLAQIRQDPNELNKQVLGVLVLGHFIGDNPFQSQGGNAGIGGAIRSSVSSLLSDQLNKLAGNLIGGVQLSFDLTSGEDYSSGTTQNRTDLNVGLSKQFLNDRLTVTVGNNFNLEGQNQPGQKSTDIAGNVSVNYKITKDGRYMVRVYRRDQFIVVEGQVIETGVGFTLTYEYNRFKELFKRKSKKDRELEKQYNEKQKEIKKEQKEADKKADSTAAPVQPLQKPISK from the coding sequence TTGGAACGATTTGGACGAATAGCCCTAAAAACCATACTCTGGATAATTGCAAGTGTCATTATCCTGATACTACTTATCATAGTCTTAATACAGGTACCTGCCGTTCAAAATTTCGCTAAAGACAAAGCTGTATCTTTTATCCAGGGTAAAATCCATACCCCGGTAAAAATTGGCCACATCAGCCTGGGGCTACCAAAGCTTATTGTGCTGGAGGATGTATATTTTGAGGACCAGCATAAAGACACCCTGATAGCCGGTGAAAAACTAAAGGTCGATATCAGTTTATTAAAATTACTAAGTAACAAGGTTGAGATCAATGAAATTAATCTGCAGGGTATTACTACTAATATAAGCCGCGGCGCTGACAGTGTTTTCAACTTCGATTATATAACCAAAGCCTTTGCCGGCGAGCAAAAAAAAGAAGTAAAACCTACGGATACCGCTTCTACCATGAAATTCTCAATTGATAAGATCATCCTCGACCGGATCAATGTGAGCTATAAAGACAAGATTTCGGGCAATGATGTAAAGTTTATTTTAGGCCATTTTGATACCAGGATTAAAGATTTTGACCTGGATAAAATGAAGTTTACGATCCCGAAGATCAACCTTTCAGACATCGACGCAAGGATAATACAATCCCCGGTTACTTCAGAGGGCATTAAAGTTGTCCCGGTTGATACCACCACAACGCCCATCCAAATGGCCCTTGACCTGGGCACCATAGACATCTCAAAAGTTAAAGTAGATTACCGCAGCAAATCAATGAGTAGTAAGGTAAACCTGGGGAAGTTTTTGGTGGAAATGGATAAGATAGACCTTAAAAACCAGGTGGTAGGTATAAAAAAAGTTCAGCTTGATAACACAGATGCCGGTATCACATTTGCAAAACCAGAAACGGTTAAAAAGGCTGTAATAAAAGCAGTTAAAAAATTAGATACACTGGTGGCCACCCCTGCAAGCGGAAAAGGGTGGCGCGCCAAACTGAACAAAATAACATTCAGTAATGACAATATTCAATTTGATAACGATGCGCAAAAGCCATTACTAAAAGGGCTGGACTTTGCGCACATGAATATCAAAAAGCTTAATGCTGATGTGCAGAACCTTTCTTACAGCCCTGATACTATAGCAGGTAAAGTAAACTCATTTACATTTGCCGAAAAAAGCGGGCTTATCATTCAGAAATTCCACACCTCGTTTTTATATGGCCCAAAAAGCGCTTACCTGAATAACCTGCTGGTTGAAACACCGCAAACCGTTTTACAAAAACAAGTGCAGGTTAGCTACCCGTCTGTTGCGTCGCTTTCAAAAGACCCGGGGCAACTTTATGTTAATGCCAATTTAGATGGCAGCAAGCTGAGTTTAAAGGATGTTTTACTGCTGATGCCTTCAATGTCTGGTATGGAGCCTTTTAAACATTCACCCAATGCCGTGTTCCGGATAGATGGTCGGGTAATTGGGAAGGTAAATAACCTCAGCATCCCAGCCGTGGAGGTTAAGGGCTTAAGTAATACCCATATCAAAGCTTCTGCAACGCTGCGGGGCTTACCAGATATGAATAAAGCATATTTTGATGTGAACATTGCCGACCTTACTACCAGCAGAGCCGATATCTCAAAACTGGTTGCCGCTTCAATGATCCCGGCTTCGGTAAGCATCCCTGCCAATTTAAATTTAAAAGGAAACTTTAAAGGTAGCATGTATGATTTTAATACTAAAATGTACCTGCGTTCAACCTATGGTGCTGTTGACCTGGTTGCAGCCATGAAAAACGGTAACCATAAAGGCCGTGAAATTTACACGGCCAACGTTAAAGCCAATAACCTTAATGTTGGTGCATTAACCAAACAACCGCAAACTGTTGGAATGGTAACCGCTACAGCCAATATAAAAGGGGTAAGTCTTGATCCTAAAAAAGCAAGCCTGCAGTTTAGCGGAAACGTAGTAAAAGCCTATGTTAAAGGTTACAACTACCAAAACCTGGTAATGAAGGGCACCGCTCAAAACGGAAGCTATGCGGCTAAAGCAACCATGAAAGACCCCAACATTAATTTTACGCTTGATGGCAAGGCCAACATGAACAAAAAATACCCTGCCATAGCTGCCACGTTACAGCTGGACAGCATTAACCTAAAAAACCTGCACCTCACTACATCCGATATTCGGGTTCACGGTAATATGGTAGCTGATGTACCAACTGCTGATCCGGATTACCTGAATGCCAACATCAGGGTAACAAACCTGCTGGTGGCACAAAAGGACCAGGTATTTAAGCTCGATACCATCAGCCTGGTTTCGACAGCCAATGCCGATAGCAGCACCTTAAGGCTGAAAGCGCCTATGCTTAATGCGCATATGGCAGGCAAGTATAAACTTACAGAAGTTGGCCCCGCCCTGCAGGACCTGGTAAATAAATATTACAACACCGCGCTGGCGTCAAATACAGCTAAGCCTAATTATTCGCCGCAACAGTTTAAGTTTGATATGAGGCTGGTTAAAACACCATTAACCGATAAATTTGTGCCCGACCTGAAAAGGCTCGATCCGGTAAACATTACCGGTCACTTTGATAGCCAGGCTGGCGCCCTCACCATTGATGGCACTGCACCGAAGGTGATATATGGCACCTATATTGTAAATAATTTAAAACTTGCCGTTAAAACACAAAATAACGCGCTGAATTACGGCATAACCGTTGATGAAGTAAAAGTATCTTCAAGTATCGACCTGCTATATACAAGCTTAACCGGCAGTGCACAGAACAACAAGTTAAATGTTAACCTGCAGATTAGGGACGCAGCAAAAAAAGAAAGGTACAGGCTGGCGGGTTTATTCAGCGTTTTACCGAACGAATATCAGTTTAACTTTTTGCAGGATGGCCTGCTGCTAAACTACACCCCCTGGGCGGTTAATGCAAATAACGCCTTGTTTTTTGGCAGCAAAGGCATAATGGCCCGCGACTTTGCCTTAACTAACAACAACCAGGTATTAAGCATCAACAGCGATACGCAGGAACACAACGCCCCAATTACAGTAAGCTTTAAAAACTTTAAAATTGAAACCCTTACCACAGCCGCACAGCAGGACTCATTACAGGTTGGCGGCGTTATTGACGGGGACGCACACATCAGCAACTTCCAGAAATCGCCGGTGGTTACTGCAGCATTAAATATTAAGGATTTTAATTTTAAAACAGATACCGTAGGCAATGTAGCGCTTAAAGTAAATAACCAAACTGCAAATGCGTACGCTGCGGATGTAACCGTTACCGGCAAAGGCAACCAGGTTAACTTAAACGGATTGTACTATACTGATCCTGAAAGCAGGTTTGATATGAACCTGAATATCATCAGCCTTAAAATGAAAAGCATTGAAGGTTTCAGCTTTGGCAGCATCAGGCGTTCCAGCGGCGACATTAGCGGGCAGTTGAAAATAACGGGTACTACAGCTGCCCCGGTGGTAAGGGGCGATGTTAATTTTAACAAAGTCGGTTTTAACGTTTCTATGTTAAATTCCTACTTTACAATGCCCAAAGAGAGCATAACATTTAACAATGATGGCATCCTGTTTAACGATTTCGCCCTAATCGACTCGTTAGGCAATAAAGCGGTAGTAACGGGCACCCTTTATACCAAAACCTTTACTGATTTTAAATTTGGACTGGATATTAACGCCACAAATTTCAGAGTGATCAATTCTACTCGCGAGGATAATAAGTTGTACTATGGCAAGCTTTTTATAGATACCCGCATCCGGGTTCGTGGAAATATGGCCAAGCCGGTAGTTGACGCAAACCTTACCGTTAACGACAAAACCGACTTAACCATCGTACTGCCGCAGGACGACCCTGGAATAGAGGACCGCAAAGGGGTAGTTGAAGTGATAAATCCAAATGCGCCAAAGCTTGATTCGATATTCCTGGCCAAACAATTGGATTCGCTCCGTAAATCAGATATAACCGGGCTTGATGCGACAGCGAACATTACTATCAATAAAAATGCAAAATTCACCATTGTAGTTGATGAGCGCAACGGCGACGTGGTACAGCTGAAGGGTGAAGCCCAGCTAAATGGCGGCATTGACCCGAGCGGTAAAATAAACCTGACCGGTACCTACAAGGTTAACCAGGGCTCGTATAATTTGGCGTATGCCACCGTTAAGCGCAAGTTTAATTTTAAACCCGGCAGCACTATTACCTGGACAGGCGACCCAACCAGTGCCAATATTAACCTTACAGCCACCTATGTAGCAAACGTCCCTCCTATTGACCTCGTGCAGCTGAGCGAATCGCAGAACTCAACGATGTACAAGCAAAAGCTGCCCTTTAATGTTAATCTTAATTTAAAGAACGAGCTGTTGAAACCCGACATCAGTTTTGATATTGTTTTGCCGGACAGTACTTATACGGTATCGCCCGACGTAATTTCCACAGTTAATACCAGGCTGGCACAGATCAGACAGGACCCTAACGAATTGAACAAACAGGTTTTAGGCGTACTGGTACTTGGCCACTTTATTGGCGACAATCCATTCCAAAGCCAGGGCGGTAACGCAGGTATTGGCGGCGCTATCCGCAGCAGCGTAAGCAGTTTATTGTCCGATCAGTTGAATAAACTTGCCGGCAATTTGATAGGTGGCGTCCAGCTTAGTTTTGACCTTACCTCGGGTGAGGATTATTCTTCCGGCACTACGCAAAACCGAACGGACCTGAATGTTGGCCTCTCCAAACAGTTCCTTAATGACCGTTTAACAGTAACCGTAGGTAATAATTTCAACCTTGAGGGCCAAAATCAGCCGGGTCAAAAATCAACAGATATTGCGGGCAATGTATCCGTGAACTATAAAATAACCAAGGATGGCCGCTATATGGTTCGTGTTTACCGCAGGGACCAGTTTATTGTGGTAGAGGGGCAGGTAATTGAAACAGGCGTAGGGTTTACCCTGACTTATGAATACAACCGCTTTAAAGAACTGTTTAAGCGAAAATCGAAAAAAGACAGGGAACTGGAAAAGCAATACAACGAGAAGCAAAAGGAAATAAAAAAGGAACAAAAGGAGGCAGATAAAAAAGCCGACTCCACAGCGGCACCCGTGCAGCCTTTACAAAAACCAATATCAAAGTAA
- a CDS encoding PAS domain-containing protein: MLNKNSLSGFQNSEDKYQSLIEQASDIIYILDLNGNFTDVNASMCKIMGYTREEMLQLNIKSILDPDELKTDPLPDKMDKSTIPIVRERHFIRKDGKIFTAEINVKKFTDDCIMVIARDTTYRKKMESDLREAEVKFRTIAEKSMIGIYIAQNGRYIYVNPRFAQIFGYTPAEMIDTFPVETVVDESYRDLVNENVRRRIAGEIDSIHYEAKGIRKDGTSNWLELYGSRAIIGGETVIMGSALDITERKKNEIELRSSEQEYKLLFDSNPMPMWMIGKGDQRIIAVNDAGAKHYGYRKEELLHMDVKIFRPREDREQQLLDYRQDKNADSPRVVKHLKKDGTIIYVQIIAHDIIFEGRQVRLSMTNDITEKLKAEQDLKNAYESIRTHISSIKEMAWKQSHLIRGPLANLQGLVPMLKDDPKNAELFNYMQNELNRMDTIIIEMAEEASDHD; the protein is encoded by the coding sequence GTGCTGAATAAAAACAGCCTGTCCGGCTTTCAAAATAGCGAAGACAAGTACCAGTCATTAATAGAACAGGCATCTGATATTATCTATATCCTCGATCTCAATGGAAATTTTACTGATGTAAACGCCAGCATGTGTAAAATAATGGGCTACACCAGGGAAGAGATGTTGCAGTTGAACATAAAATCAATTCTTGATCCGGACGAACTAAAAACCGATCCCCTGCCTGATAAAATGGATAAATCAACCATCCCCATTGTTCGTGAGCGACATTTTATTCGTAAGGATGGAAAGATATTTACCGCTGAGATAAATGTTAAAAAATTCACTGACGATTGTATAATGGTAATTGCGAGGGATACCACCTATCGCAAAAAAATGGAATCGGATCTTAGAGAAGCCGAAGTAAAATTCAGAACCATTGCCGAAAAATCAATGATAGGTATCTACATAGCACAAAATGGCAGGTATATCTACGTAAATCCAAGGTTTGCTCAAATTTTTGGTTACACGCCTGCCGAAATGATCGATACTTTTCCCGTGGAAACTGTTGTTGACGAAAGCTACAGAGACCTTGTTAATGAAAACGTAAGGCGCAGGATAGCAGGCGAGATAGATAGCATTCATTACGAAGCCAAGGGAATCAGGAAAGACGGCACAAGCAATTGGCTTGAATTGTATGGCAGCCGCGCCATTATTGGCGGTGAGACTGTTATTATGGGCTCGGCATTAGATATTACTGAACGCAAAAAAAACGAAATTGAATTGCGCTCATCAGAGCAGGAGTACAAATTACTTTTCGACAGCAACCCGATGCCAATGTGGATGATAGGAAAGGGTGATCAACGCATAATAGCCGTAAATGATGCAGGTGCAAAACACTATGGTTACAGAAAAGAAGAACTGTTACACATGGATGTGAAAATTTTCAGGCCCAGGGAAGATCGCGAACAACAATTGTTGGACTACCGCCAGGACAAGAATGCGGATAGCCCGCGGGTTGTAAAACATCTTAAAAAGGACGGCACCATTATTTATGTTCAAATAATTGCTCATGATATTATATTTGAAGGTCGGCAGGTGAGGCTTTCAATGACGAACGACATTACCGAAAAATTAAAGGCTGAGCAGGATTTAAAAAATGCTTACGAAAGTATCAGGACCCACATTAGTAGTATAAAAGAAATGGCCTGGAAGCAGTCGCACCTCATTAGGGGGCCCCTGGCTAATTTACAAGGGCTGGTACCAATGCTTAAAGACGACCCAAAAAACGCAGAACTATTTAACTATATGCAAAACGAACTTAACAGGATGGATACCATAATTATTGAAATGGCGGAGGAAGCATCAGACCATGACTGA
- a CDS encoding type IX secretion system plug protein yields MRKKYEWFKSIVLILLSVSALTTFAQPYTDSVYRHEIKSVEFYNSTKKASFPLINLNSGETVTLGFDNLAGGTLNYHYTIEHCDAEWNPSNISTAEYLKNYNDDRILNYSYSIATVQKYTHYELTLPNENIAPKIPGNYILKVYDDSDPTKLVLTRKLYVLGPKINIAAEIVPSSDNATRQTNQKVNFTLDYGSLRVQNPNRDVRTLLMQNNRVETAIMNNQPTYIRGTQLIYSDVNINNFAAGNEFRHFDTRTLKLNSQNILHIYRDTANTVMMLTDPDRNKANYTLEYDLDGNYYILNQDGTDPRIDADYAHMIFSLSTARQPNTGTPYIVGRFNDYKLDENSKMTFNTTDNKYFNTLFLKQGVYDYTFVWVDKNGKADNNALEGSYFETENDYQVLVYYRPAGARWEELVGFRLLNSTKK; encoded by the coding sequence ATGCGCAAGAAATACGAATGGTTTAAAAGCATCGTGCTTATCCTGCTCTCCGTATCTGCCTTAACAACCTTTGCCCAGCCCTACACCGACAGCGTTTACCGCCACGAAATAAAAAGCGTTGAGTTTTACAATTCAACGAAAAAGGCTTCTTTTCCGTTGATCAACTTAAACTCCGGCGAAACGGTTACGTTAGGTTTTGACAACCTTGCAGGTGGCACACTTAATTATCATTATACCATTGAGCATTGCGACGCGGAATGGAACCCGTCAAATATCTCAACCGCGGAGTATTTAAAAAACTACAATGACGACCGCATATTAAACTATAGCTACTCTATCGCGACTGTACAAAAATACACCCATTACGAGCTTACACTGCCAAATGAGAACATAGCACCCAAGATACCGGGCAACTATATCTTAAAGGTGTATGATGACAGCGACCCAACCAAACTGGTGCTAACCCGCAAATTATATGTACTGGGCCCGAAGATTAATATAGCTGCTGAAATAGTACCTTCCAGTGATAATGCTACCCGGCAAACTAATCAAAAAGTAAACTTTACCCTCGACTACGGAAGCCTGCGGGTGCAGAACCCAAACCGGGATGTGCGCACGCTGTTGATGCAGAATAACCGGGTTGAAACTGCAATTATGAATAATCAGCCTACTTATATCCGTGGCACACAGCTTATTTACAGCGATGTGAATATCAATAATTTCGCGGCTGGTAACGAGTTCAGGCACTTTGACACCCGCACGTTGAAGCTAAACTCACAGAATATTTTGCACATCTACCGCGATACGGCAAATACGGTAATGATGCTGACTGACCCTGACAGAAACAAGGCTAATTACACGCTGGAATATGACCTGGACGGCAACTATTACATCCTGAACCAAGACGGAACCGACCCGCGAATTGATGCTGATTATGCCCACATGATCTTCAGCCTTTCCACCGCAAGGCAGCCAAATACCGGCACGCCTTACATTGTTGGGCGGTTTAATGATTATAAGCTGGACGAAAACAGTAAAATGACCTTCAATACTACCGACAATAAATATTTTAACACCCTGTTTTTAAAGCAGGGCGTGTACGATTATACTTTTGTTTGGGTCGATAAAAATGGCAAAGCTGACAACAATGCTTTGGAAGGCAGTTATTTTGAAACCGAAAACGATTACCAGGTTTTAGTTTACTACCGCCCGGCGGGTGCACGCTGGGAAGAACTGGTGGGTTTTAGGCTGCTGAACTCAACAAAGAAATAA